The nucleotide window ACGGAGAATTTCTACACGCGGGTGCTGGGGCTGGAGCGGATCGCGCGGGTGGACGGGCGGCACGTGTTCTTCCGCTGTGGCGGGCGCGTCTTCCTGGTCTTCAACGCGGAGGCGACGGCGGGCGGCGGGGTGATTCCCGGCCACGGCGCGAGCGGCCCCGGCCACGCCTGCTTCGCCGCGACGGAGGCGGAGCTGGCCGGCTGGCGCGATCACCTGCGCGCGAGCGGCGTGGAGATCGAGCAGGAGAAGGAGTGGCCCGGCGGCGGGCGATCCATCTACTTCCGCGACCCGGCGGGGAACAGCGTGGAGATCGGCACGCCCCGAATCTGGGGGATTCAGGACGAGGAGACGTTCGGACGATAGGGAAAGAATCTCACGCGGAGAAGCGGAGCGGCAGAGGAGTCGAGTTCACTCTGCTGCTCCGCTTCTCCGCGTGAACCCCTGATTCTTCTACCGCCCCGTCCACGTTCCCGAGCTGAAGACGAGCTGCAGCACGTACCAGATCAGCGCCAGGATACCCGCGAACACCGCCGCCAGCAGCAGGAAGACGAGGAGGACGAAGAGCTTGCTGGACTTCCGCGCCGCGTCGGGCGAATCGATGGCGTGGTGGAGGAGGCGCATGTTGCGGTCGTTGGCCTTCCACCCCGCGTCGA belongs to Longimicrobium sp. and includes:
- a CDS encoding VOC family protein encodes the protein MRAREILETCLYAGDLDATENFYTRVLGLERIARVDGRHVFFRCGGRVFLVFNAEATAGGGVIPGHGASGPGHACFAATEAELAGWRDHLRASGVEIEQEKEWPGGGRSIYFRDPAGNSVEIGTPRIWGIQDEETFGR